In the genome of Cryptomeria japonica chromosome 8, Sugi_1.0, whole genome shotgun sequence, one region contains:
- the LOC131054663 gene encoding uncharacterized protein LOC131054663, with translation MDKIQHKHVDVGELKLHVAEIGTGPAVLFLHGFPEIWYSWRHQMIALADAGFRGIAPDFRGYGLSDQPSQIEKGNYVDLVEDMAGLLDGFGIQKVFVVAKDFGANIAYYLCLLYPERVRGIVAMGFPYMRPAQETLQLDLLPQGFYIRHWKEPGRALADFGRFDTETVVRNIYTLFSGSEVPMAEEGKEIMDLYDPATPLPSWFTNDDLKIYSSLYGKSGFAFPVPFSHWGRLAELTDYTIKVPVLLITGTKDFVLKSPGMEYYINSDFLKSQVPNLEVKFFPEGSHFVQEQFPEEVNKLVLGFLNQQL, from the exons ATGGACAAAATACAACACAAGCATGTTGATGTAGGGGAACTGAAATTACATGTTGCAGAAATTGGAACAG GTCCAGCTGTGCTGTTTCTCCATGGCTTTCCTGAAATCTGGTATTCATGGCGTCATCAGATGATTGCCTTAGCAGATGCAGGGTTTCGTGGAATTGCCCCTGACTTCAGGGGTTATGGACTCTCTGATCAGCCTTCCCAAATAGAGAAAGGGAACTATGTAGATCTGGTGGAGGACATGGCCGGCCTTCTTGATGGCTTTGGCATTCAGAAA GTATTTGTTGTGGCCAAGGATTTTGGAGCAAACATTGCATATTATCTGTGTCTCCTGTACCCTGAGAGAGTGAGAGGCATTGTTGCAATGGGATTCCCTTATATGAGACCAGCCCAAGAAACTCTTCAGTTAGATTTGTTACCACAAGGATTTTATATAAGACATTGGAAG GAGCCCGGAAGAGCCTTGGCAGACTTTGGGCGTTTTGATACAGAAACAGTGGTAAGGAATATATATACCCTTTTCTCTGGAAGTGAAGTACCAATGGCAGAAGAGGGTAAAGAGATCATGGACCTCTATGATCCTGCAACTCCTCTGCCATCTTGGTTTACAAATGATGACCTGAAAATATACTCAAGCCTGTATGGGAAATCAGGATTTGCTTTCCCTGTGCCTTTC AGCCACTGGGGAAGATTGGCGGAGTTGACTGATTATACCATTAAGGTTCCAGTGCTTCTGATTACGGGTACCAAAGATTTTGTACTGAAATCCCCAGGAATGGAGTATTATATCAACAGTGATTTCTTGAAATCTCAAGTGCCCAATCTGGAGGTCAAGTTTTTCCCGGAAGGGAGCCATTTTGTTCAAGAGCAATTCCCTGAGGAGGTGAATAAGCTTGTTCTTGGCTTCCTCAACCAGCAGTTGTAA